A single window of Vanessa atalanta chromosome 27, ilVanAtal1.2, whole genome shotgun sequence DNA harbors:
- the LOC125074443 gene encoding uncharacterized protein LOC125074443, producing the protein MRAKIVFTLLGVLQIFQAPCIVTAAQSAVSDANSDPISVLDARERQRDTPEVVLQLKYDGGELNKIYLTQFRKENKGWVPSVPARGNLCTDLCRAGLGGKTCGSTCLDLVPVGLKSALSSSNETNLKYGEPRVAVCPVLCDNGLGQPLCNCESKTPKSVDWNSVCGTFCATDNYVLYGCPVCDESKPSSIQVASSRVLNTAEGWKSWCNVQCRQGQGGAACNCDRAPFQ; encoded by the exons ATGAGAGCAAAAATCGTTTTCACCCTTCTGGGCGTTTTACAAATATTCCAAGCACCCTGTATCGTCACAGCCGCCCAATCGGCGGTCTCTGACGCGAACAGCGATCCAATCAGCGTGCTCGATGCTAGAGAGAGACAGCGAGATACGCCCGAAGTTGTGTTACAATTGAAATATGATGGCGGGGAACTGAATAAGATATATCTAACGCAGTTCAGGAAGGAGAACAAGGGATGGGTGCCCTCAGTACCGGCTCGAGGCAACTTGTGCACGGACCTGTGTCGCGCag GTCTCGGCGGCAAAACTTGTGGCTCGACGTGTCTGGACTTAGTACCGGTTGGTCTGAAGTCTGCTTTGTCCAGCAGCAACGAGACGAATCTGAAATACGGCGAGCCCAGAGTCGCTGTGTGCCCTGTGCTTTGTGACAATGGTCTAG GTCAGCCCCTTTGCAACTGTGAAAGCAAGACACCCAAGTCCGTAGATTGGAACTCCGTTTGCGGCACATTCTGCGCCACAGATAACTATGTGCTGTAcg GCTGCCCCGTTTGTGACGAGTCAAAACCCTCATCAATCCAAGTCGCCAGCTCAAGGGTCCTCAATACAGCAGAGGGCTGGAAGTCATGGTGTAATGTCCAATGCCGACAGGGGCAAGGTGGAGCGGCTTGCAATTGCGACCGTGCCCCCTTTCAGTAG